A window from Gammaproteobacteria bacterium encodes these proteins:
- a CDS encoding N-acetylmuramoyl-L-alanine amidase, with amino-acid sequence MRVLCILLLLTATAAHAATRVDGLRMWPSPERARLVFDISAPLEHRVFTLADPHRVVVDLSGASLARPLEQPAADDRSLKRIRSAVRKKGDLRIVLDLKHKMRPKTFMLQPSDNYGHRLVLDLYPSDGATAPAPTVKRVQQGRALRDVVIAIDAGHGGEDPGAIGPRGTREKDVVFEIARELERAIAAERGMRPVLTRTGDYFLSLRKRIERARQHQADFFISIHADAFRDRRVRGASVYALSQRGATSEAARWLAKRENASDLIGGVSLEDKDNLLASVLLDLSQTATIEASLGAGNYMLKGLGRLGKLHKTSVQQAGFVVLKSPDIPSLLVETGFISNPTEEERLMQHRHRSAIARALVDGLRRYFSEHPPPGTILAARRHIITRGETLSEVAQHYKVSVDLLRATNELKSDRIQVGQELRIPASNEG; translated from the coding sequence ATGCGAGTTCTGTGCATTCTGCTGTTGCTGACCGCCACCGCCGCCCACGCGGCGACCCGGGTGGACGGCCTGCGTATGTGGCCCTCACCGGAGCGGGCACGGCTGGTATTCGATATCAGCGCACCCCTGGAGCATCGTGTGTTCACCCTGGCCGACCCCCACCGCGTGGTGGTCGACCTCTCGGGGGCCTCCCTGGCCAGGCCCCTGGAGCAGCCCGCCGCCGATGATCGTTCCCTGAAGCGCATCCGCAGTGCCGTGCGTAAGAAGGGGGACCTGCGCATCGTACTGGACCTCAAGCACAAGATGCGGCCCAAGACCTTTATGCTCCAACCCAGCGACAACTACGGACACCGGCTGGTGCTGGACCTTTACCCCAGTGACGGCGCCACTGCCCCTGCGCCCACGGTGAAACGGGTACAGCAGGGCAGGGCCCTGCGGGACGTGGTCATCGCCATCGATGCGGGCCACGGTGGCGAGGATCCCGGGGCCATCGGCCCCCGGGGGACGCGGGAGAAGGACGTGGTGTTCGAAATCGCCAGGGAACTGGAACGGGCCATCGCGGCCGAACGGGGCATGAGGCCCGTACTGACGCGTACAGGCGATTATTTCCTCTCCCTGCGCAAGCGTATCGAGCGCGCCCGCCAGCACCAGGCGGACTTCTTCATCTCCATCCACGCCGATGCCTTCCGCGATCGTCGCGTGCGGGGGGCGTCGGTCTACGCCTTGTCCCAGCGGGGGGCTACCAGCGAGGCGGCGCGCTGGCTGGCGAAGCGGGAGAACGCCTCGGACCTCATCGGCGGCGTATCCCTGGAGGACAAGGACAACCTGCTGGCCTCGGTACTGCTGGACCTGTCCCAGACCGCCACCATCGAGGCGAGCCTGGGGGCGGGCAACTACATGCTCAAGGGCCTCGGGCGCCTCGGCAAGTTGCACAAGACGTCTGTCCAGCAGGCGGGCTTCGTGGTGCTCAAGTCACCGGACATTCCCTCCCTGCTGGTGGAGACGGGCTTCATCTCCAATCCCACCGAAGAGGAGCGCCTGATGCAGCACCGCCACCGCTCCGCCATCGCTCGCGCCCTGGTGGACGGCCTGCGGCGGTATTTCAGCGAGCACCCGCCCCCCGGGACCATACTGGCGGCCCGCCGGCACATCATCACCCGCGGCGAGACCCTGTCGGAGGTGGCCCAACACTACAAGGTCAGCGTGGACCTGTTGCGGGCCACCAATGAACTCAAGAGTGACCGCATCCAGGTGGGACAGGAACTGCGCATCCCGGCGTCTAACGAAGGTTAG
- the hflD gene encoding high frequency lysogenization protein HflD yields the protein MKTHSADQVMALAGVLQATSLVDQVARTGLSDVEPMAVSLRSLVIFDAPATESVYGGLPGLENGLRLLRKLLETPTALAAQPAGVYGMAVLKLERRLSRSPATLESLGNQLRAFATGMEEPITDEGNVAELARIYSDNLSGLPPRVIVNGEPQLLQRRDIAERIRALLLAAVRSAVLWRQKGGKPYKLIFSRRTLHETSEQLLREAVVVNVSDEGRRHLP from the coding sequence CCCTCGCGGGCGTGCTGCAGGCCACCTCCCTGGTGGACCAGGTGGCCCGCACGGGCCTGAGCGATGTGGAGCCCATGGCGGTGAGCCTGAGGAGCCTGGTGATCTTCGACGCCCCCGCCACGGAATCCGTCTACGGGGGGCTGCCGGGCCTCGAGAATGGCCTGCGTCTGTTGCGCAAACTGCTGGAGACCCCCACCGCCCTCGCCGCCCAACCGGCAGGCGTCTACGGGATGGCGGTCCTCAAGCTCGAGCGGCGCCTGTCCCGCAGCCCCGCCACCCTGGAGTCCCTCGGGAATCAACTGCGGGCCTTCGCCACGGGCATGGAGGAACCCATCACCGACGAGGGCAACGTGGCAGAACTGGCGCGCATCTACAGCGACAACCTCAGCGGCCTGCCGCCACGGGTCATCGTCAACGGCGAACCGCAACTGCTGCAACGCCGGGATATCGCGGAGCGCATACGCGCCCTGTTGCTGGCCGCCGTGCGCTCGGCCGTGTTGTGGCGCCAGAAAGGCGGCAAGCCCTACAAGCTCATCTTCAGCCGCCGCACCCTCCACGAGACCAGCGAGCAGCTGTTACGCGAGGCCGTGGTGGTCAATGTCAGCGATGAAGGCCGGCGGCACCTGCCCTGA